From a single Lewinella sp. LCG006 genomic region:
- the xseA gene encoding exodeoxyribonuclease VII large subunit, translating into MSTYRLFELNTFIRRFVALNLPEPVWVQAEVAEVDERRGHFYLALMEKTEDGQEVAAQAKAVIWSRTANQWQRTNKLLLHDLLQAGREVKLQVQVSFHERYGLQLQVQDLDANYTLGVMAQQRQRTIDELMAAGLLQANKMLRLALVPQRLAVISSPAAAGWEDFMAQLRDNPYGYDFEVQLFPAAMQGAQASPEIRRQLKTIERRRDSFDAVVIIRGGGARMDLADFDEKELCFAAAQMTLPIISGIGHETDQSIMDMVAHTALKTPTAAANFLIDRLHYLDQQLAGARQTLQQQTSQLVQRKAFELARLGEQLKFQQQQLLQKEAWKLDQYAQQVPQLVRQILDKASSKLEQLQQLQDLLSVERQLERGFALLSVGDEIIRNSHQLAQHDTVTLHLQDGTTTVSTAPQDKKK; encoded by the coding sequence ATGTCAACGTATCGATTATTTGAGCTGAATACTTTTATACGCCGCTTTGTTGCGTTGAACCTACCGGAACCGGTGTGGGTACAGGCCGAGGTAGCTGAAGTAGACGAACGGCGTGGACATTTCTACCTGGCCTTGATGGAGAAGACCGAGGATGGCCAGGAGGTAGCCGCACAAGCCAAGGCCGTCATCTGGTCCAGGACGGCCAATCAGTGGCAACGAACCAATAAGTTGCTGCTCCACGACCTACTGCAAGCAGGCCGCGAAGTAAAGCTGCAAGTGCAGGTGAGTTTTCACGAGCGCTATGGTCTACAATTGCAAGTGCAAGACCTCGATGCCAACTATACCCTGGGGGTAATGGCTCAACAAAGGCAGCGAACGATAGACGAATTAATGGCGGCAGGTTTGCTGCAAGCCAATAAGATGCTGCGCCTGGCATTGGTCCCCCAGCGCCTGGCGGTGATCAGCTCGCCCGCAGCAGCGGGCTGGGAGGACTTTATGGCGCAATTGCGGGACAATCCTTACGGCTACGACTTTGAGGTACAATTGTTTCCGGCAGCGATGCAGGGGGCTCAAGCCAGTCCAGAGATTCGCCGACAATTGAAGACCATTGAGCGCCGCCGGGATAGTTTTGACGCGGTGGTGATTATTCGCGGCGGCGGCGCACGGATGGATCTTGCTGACTTTGATGAAAAAGAATTGTGCTTTGCGGCAGCTCAAATGACCTTGCCCATCATCAGTGGTATCGGCCATGAAACCGATCAGTCCATCATGGATATGGTTGCCCATACGGCGCTGAAGACGCCTACGGCGGCTGCCAATTTCCTCATCGACCGACTCCATTACCTGGATCAGCAACTCGCTGGGGCCAGACAAACACTACAACAGCAAACTTCTCAACTGGTACAGCGCAAGGCGTTTGAGCTTGCTCGCCTTGGTGAGCAACTCAAATTTCAACAACAACAATTGCTCCAAAAAGAAGCCTGGAAACTGGATCAGTATGCTCAGCAAGTGCCCCAATTGGTGCGGCAAATACTGGACAAAGCTTCCTCAAAACTGGAGCAACTCCAACAGCTACAAGATTTGCTCAGTGTAGAGCGCCAACTTGAAAGAGGTTTTGCGCTGCTGAGTGTTGGCGACGAAATCATTCGCAACAGTCACCAGCTCGCACAACACGATACGGTCACCTTACATTTACAGGACGGAACAACCACCGTAAGTACAGCTCCACAAGACAAGAAAAAATGA
- a CDS encoding SPFH domain-containing protein — MLLLQVDIAGSMINLLVGVGVLLFFGFLVMLVKWYRKVPQGKAIIATGLRGTRVAFENGLMVIPGIEMYEEMDLSVKTIEISRMNQDGLICKDNIRADIKVVFFVRINKDSKDIQNVAQNIGCVRASDLNTLRELFEAKFSEAIKTVGKRFDFVELYDNREKFNSEIQNTIGEYLNGYKLDDVSIDYLEQTDIEFLKENNILDAEGIKKITELTAQQRVKANFIRREEEKTLKEQDVEAREAILEYERQLAEKEERQKREIANIKSREEAEIVKITEEERLRAQLVRIKTEEELQIAEENRMRQVIVAEKNKQRTEAVETERVEKDRLLELTEREKIVTLAEIEKQRAVEEEKKNIQDVIRDRIMVEKRVVEEEERIKDTRVLAEADRLKQKVIIESQAKGEAIVIEKERGAEAAKLAAAIQADQLLIEAEANKQAAEKEAEARKIMAEAKAAEEATLGLSEAQVIEAKAHAKEQEGKAEALVLETRALAEARGIEAKADAIKKQGMAEAEVADQKGAVDARVLELKLAAEARGVEQKANAMKKLDGVGKEHEEFKLRLEKDKEVELAGINVQQHVAEAQAMVLGEAMKHAKIDIIGGEMQFVNSIMNSINRGKSLDGLINNSTHLSQLSNGLLNGGGGNGNGVLTQVLGLIQKAGLTTETIKNLTLTALLLRLNNELSGDDRSLVQQLLSKVESLGLGGVEVGKLM, encoded by the coding sequence ATGCTATTATTGCAAGTAGACATTGCAGGATCCATGATCAACCTCCTGGTAGGTGTCGGTGTCCTGCTATTTTTTGGCTTCCTGGTGATGCTCGTCAAATGGTACCGCAAGGTGCCCCAGGGCAAAGCCATCATTGCTACCGGATTGCGCGGTACGCGAGTTGCCTTCGAAAACGGCCTCATGGTCATTCCCGGCATCGAGATGTACGAAGAGATGGACCTCTCCGTAAAAACCATCGAAATCAGCCGGATGAATCAGGATGGTCTCATCTGTAAGGACAATATCCGCGCCGACATCAAAGTCGTCTTCTTTGTCCGCATCAACAAGGATTCCAAAGACATCCAAAACGTCGCGCAGAACATCGGCTGTGTCCGTGCTTCTGATCTCAATACCTTACGTGAACTCTTTGAGGCCAAGTTTTCCGAGGCCATCAAAACGGTAGGTAAGCGTTTCGATTTTGTCGAGCTGTACGACAACCGTGAGAAGTTCAACTCCGAAATTCAAAACACCATCGGCGAGTACCTCAACGGTTACAAGCTGGATGATGTAAGCATTGATTACCTCGAACAGACAGATATCGAATTCCTCAAGGAAAACAATATCCTCGATGCGGAAGGGATCAAGAAGATTACTGAGCTGACGGCCCAGCAGCGCGTCAAGGCCAACTTTATCCGCCGTGAGGAAGAAAAAACCCTCAAGGAGCAGGACGTAGAAGCCCGCGAAGCCATTCTCGAGTACGAGCGCCAACTGGCCGAAAAGGAAGAACGCCAAAAGCGGGAAATCGCCAATATCAAGTCGCGCGAAGAAGCGGAAATCGTCAAGATTACCGAAGAGGAGCGCCTCCGTGCGCAGCTGGTGCGGATCAAGACGGAAGAGGAGCTACAAATTGCGGAAGAAAACCGCATGCGTCAGGTGATCGTCGCGGAGAAAAACAAGCAGCGTACCGAAGCAGTAGAAACCGAGCGGGTAGAAAAGGATCGCTTGCTGGAACTTACCGAGCGGGAGAAGATCGTCACCCTGGCGGAGATCGAAAAGCAGCGCGCCGTAGAAGAAGAGAAGAAAAACATCCAGGATGTCATCCGCGACCGGATCATGGTCGAGAAGCGAGTCGTTGAAGAGGAGGAGCGCATCAAGGACACCCGCGTGCTGGCCGAAGCGGACCGTCTCAAGCAGAAGGTCATCATCGAAAGCCAGGCCAAAGGCGAGGCCATCGTGATCGAAAAAGAGCGTGGTGCCGAAGCCGCTAAACTTGCAGCAGCCATCCAGGCCGATCAGTTGTTGATCGAAGCCGAGGCCAACAAGCAAGCAGCCGAGAAGGAAGCCGAAGCCCGCAAAATCATGGCGGAAGCCAAAGCTGCGGAAGAAGCAACCCTCGGTCTGTCCGAAGCACAGGTCATCGAAGCCAAAGCCCACGCGAAGGAGCAAGAAGGTAAGGCCGAAGCCCTGGTACTGGAAACTCGTGCCCTCGCCGAAGCTCGTGGCATCGAAGCCAAAGCCGATGCGATCAAGAAGCAAGGCATGGCCGAAGCCGAAGTGGCCGACCAGAAAGGCGCCGTAGACGCCAGAGTACTGGAGCTCAAACTGGCTGCCGAAGCACGTGGTGTAGAGCAGAAAGCCAACGCCATGAAGAAGCTCGACGGAGTAGGCAAAGAGCACGAAGAGTTCAAGCTTCGTCTGGAGAAAGACAAGGAAGTCGAACTGGCAGGCATCAATGTGCAGCAGCACGTGGCCGAAGCCCAGGCGATGGTCTTGGGAGAAGCCATGAAGCACGCCAAGATCGACATCATCGGCGGTGAAATGCAGTTCGTGAATAGCATCATGAACTCTATCAACCGCGGCAAGTCACTTGACGGCCTCATCAATAACTCTACGCACCTGAGTCAATTGAGCAATGGCCTACTGAACGGCGGAGGCGGTAACGGTAATGGTGTCCTGACACAAGTCCTGGGCCTCATCCAAAAAGCCGGCCTCACCACCGAGACCATCAAAAACCTGACCCTCACCGCCCTCCTCCTGCGCCTCAACAACGAACTGAGTGGTGATGATCGTAGCCTCGTTCAGCAACTCCTTAGCAAGGTAGAAAGCCTTGGATTGGGAGGGGTAGAGGTTGGTAAGCTGATGTAG
- a CDS encoding four helix bundle protein — protein sequence MNYRKLSIWQLAREQSIAIHKMSMGLPKFELYETGSQIRRSSKSVRANIVEGTGRRRYPKDFIRFLIFSKSSQDETIDHLETLFETGSLTDEVLFKQLQKQGIQLGIQLAKFIEAVERRG from the coding sequence ATGAATTACCGCAAACTCTCTATCTGGCAGCTCGCTCGTGAGCAATCTATTGCTATCCACAAGATGAGCATGGGGCTTCCAAAATTCGAATTGTATGAAACGGGGTCTCAAATCCGAAGGTCGTCTAAGTCTGTCAGGGCGAATATTGTCGAAGGGACAGGCCGAAGGCGATATCCCAAAGATTTCATTCGTTTCCTCATTTTCTCTAAGTCCTCCCAAGATGAAACCATTGATCATCTCGAAACGCTTTTTGAAACTGGATCCCTTACTGATGAAGTGTTATTTAAACAACTCCAAAAGCAAGGCATCCAGTTAGGTATCCAACTCGCCAAGTTCATCGAGGCGGTGGAGCGAAGGGGGTAG
- a CDS encoding adenylate/guanylate cyclase domain-containing protein has protein sequence MNPQLAQTSSFRSRSWRLILRVAVFWYFVALAKTIYDYYLLKNNNGEVFEFINWLIGSWVACTIGLLLLGPFIVYLLYRTLRAAPYWKVLSYLLGGFTLIALVADMVAMPVIYALDNKVAVYGKESLAYAFGYLQTPNFLAVYFFWLLVTVLTVIVILVNEKYGPGMFGKLLMGQYYSPKREERVFMFLDMKSSTSIAEQIGEEDYFNLLKDCFADMTGPILDNSGEIYQYVGDEIIVCWPMKVGVEQARCVRTFFGIKLQLQRRAAYYQETYGVVPSFKAGFHFGQVMAGEIGIIKRDITYSGDVLNTAARIQSKCNDLGVDHLISGPLWDKIADEFPQGGEQVSDQIELRGRQERIDLYRAL, from the coding sequence ATGAATCCACAACTCGCACAAACCAGTAGTTTTCGTTCCCGTTCCTGGCGACTGATTTTGCGGGTCGCCGTCTTTTGGTACTTTGTCGCTTTGGCCAAGACCATTTATGATTATTACCTGCTAAAAAACAACAACGGAGAAGTTTTTGAATTCATCAATTGGCTGATTGGCAGTTGGGTAGCCTGTACGATTGGATTGTTATTATTAGGTCCGTTTATCGTCTACCTTTTATATCGTACCCTGAGGGCTGCACCTTATTGGAAGGTGCTGAGCTACCTGTTAGGAGGCTTTACCTTGATAGCTTTAGTTGCGGATATGGTGGCGATGCCGGTGATTTATGCATTGGACAATAAGGTGGCCGTTTATGGAAAAGAAAGCCTGGCCTACGCTTTTGGTTATTTACAGACCCCCAATTTTTTGGCTGTTTACTTCTTTTGGTTACTGGTAACGGTCTTAACGGTCATCGTTATTTTGGTCAATGAAAAGTATGGCCCGGGTATGTTTGGGAAGTTACTAATGGGGCAGTATTATAGCCCAAAGCGAGAGGAACGGGTCTTCATGTTTTTGGATATGAAATCTTCCACGTCGATCGCAGAGCAAATAGGGGAGGAGGATTACTTTAACCTCCTGAAAGACTGTTTTGCGGATATGACCGGCCCCATTCTCGATAACTCTGGAGAAATCTATCAATACGTCGGTGATGAGATCATCGTCTGCTGGCCCATGAAAGTAGGGGTAGAACAGGCGCGTTGTGTGAGGACTTTCTTTGGTATAAAACTCCAGCTACAACGCCGGGCAGCTTATTACCAGGAAACTTACGGGGTGGTCCCTTCCTTCAAGGCGGGCTTCCACTTTGGGCAAGTGATGGCCGGAGAGATAGGCATCATCAAACGCGATATCACCTACTCTGGGGATGTACTCAATACCGCCGCTCGCATCCAATCGAAATGCAATGACCTTGGGGTTGATCACCTGATCTCAGGCCCGCTCTGGGATAAGATCGCCGATGAATTCCCCCAGGGTGGGGAACAGGTGTCGGATCAGATAGAATTGAGGGGAAGGCAGGAGCGGATTGATTTGTATCGGGCGCTTTGA
- the xseB gene encoding exodeoxyribonuclease VII small subunit: MKELSYEEALAELQTILQDLQKEQVSIDALSAKSERAEVLLSYCQEKLRDLNAKLAPKEDRPNP, translated from the coding sequence ATGAAAGAATTGAGTTACGAAGAAGCATTGGCAGAACTTCAAACGATCCTCCAGGATTTGCAAAAAGAGCAAGTGAGTATTGATGCCTTGAGTGCCAAAAGTGAGCGGGCAGAAGTATTGCTCAGCTATTGCCAGGAAAAACTGCGGGATTTGAATGCTAAACTTGCTCCAAAGGAAGATAGGCCAAACCCGTAA
- a CDS encoding alpha/beta hydrolase, with product MTLPLRILLFYVNHFKPKLDLSRVSPAKMRVMNRKELQKIGPLIDGAPCAMKVVVEAEFTARDGTSIGYRYYEPLEMGEEGKSILFFHGGGFVTRDLDSHDKACRRLAQENRMPVFSVAYRLAPEYKFPVPVHDCYDAFEWLVDTAADRGLDPERITVMGDSAGGNLATVVCLISQQEAKIMPWRQVLIYPTVDARLSFPSIDSLGKGYFLTRELMEWFVAHYQDSKEDILNPLMSPLLAEDVSGLPPAYVCTADLDPLRDEGMAYAEKLAAAGVEVEFQNFHGVVHGFLNFRRLCKRQNSAMHAAIAAFLVH from the coding sequence ATGACCTTACCACTCCGAATACTCCTCTTCTACGTCAATCATTTCAAGCCGAAGCTGGATTTGAGCCGGGTTTCGCCAGCGAAAATGCGGGTGATGAATCGCAAAGAGCTGCAAAAAATCGGGCCGCTTATTGACGGTGCACCCTGTGCGATGAAGGTGGTTGTAGAGGCTGAATTCACGGCCAGAGATGGTACCAGTATTGGCTATCGCTACTATGAACCCTTGGAAATGGGTGAGGAAGGAAAGTCCATCCTCTTTTTTCATGGTGGTGGTTTTGTGACGCGTGACCTGGACTCGCACGACAAAGCTTGCCGCCGGCTGGCCCAGGAGAACCGGATGCCCGTGTTTTCGGTGGCCTACCGACTGGCACCCGAATACAAGTTTCCGGTGCCAGTGCACGACTGCTACGATGCCTTCGAGTGGTTGGTGGATACTGCTGCTGATCGTGGCCTGGACCCCGAGCGGATCACGGTAATGGGAGATAGTGCTGGTGGCAACCTGGCTACGGTGGTGTGCCTAATCAGCCAGCAAGAAGCCAAAATTATGCCCTGGCGGCAGGTGTTGATTTACCCGACGGTAGATGCCAGACTCAGTTTTCCCTCGATTGATAGCCTGGGCAAAGGGTATTTTTTGACGCGCGAATTGATGGAATGGTTCGTCGCGCATTACCAAGACAGCAAGGAGGATATTCTGAACCCACTGATGTCGCCCTTGCTGGCGGAGGATGTGAGTGGCTTGCCTCCTGCTTACGTCTGCACGGCGGATTTGGATCCCCTACGGGATGAAGGGATGGCTTACGCCGAAAAGTTGGCAGCTGCGGGTGTAGAAGTTGAATTTCAGAACTTCCACGGAGTAGTGCACGGCTTTTTGAACTTTCGTCGCTTGTGTAAGCGCCAGAATAGTGCTATGCACGCGGCGATTGCTGCCTTTTTAGTGCACTAA
- a CDS encoding DNA repair ATPase: MSNTQNIALDTGTYDIIRGRLEQQADALRQRLAQLNEERKTVFGAIETTLVANDRIHTGNYCTARDVVAIGEHCIFGYNVHVGLRSGIKLSDVFSGYRFTEQRFKEEELTILKDEKFLTDFQNLYRYYKDAFFARFSRRGQYLYMVFHLNEGTTDFKTFKWLVTDEGLRYVDNRSDHEVKFPEQYEFRWRLATRDDQRTGKHPHVSIMDRVFVETVGGDLTIKVQDNTNDGRGIYAEPVEYPDQTLDDAEFSYADLGNLIALRIRPYQEKDRYFVFNEKIQKVERVDALAKSGILLPESQGLIFANGYYLQTGEHKLFEQVTQGLVFKKRISSGNGEDYLFVFYDNLQGTYVLLPYNIISQSVTTPIICNGFTLFPGGELCYFKAEEEATKHHVMQIWQTPFVADVEAKSGNQDNFLFKVGNKDIVRAMAECQEILTLCGKEDSYANLYDDLAKRVTDVLDAYYWIDDPKVFQLAEGLRPIRETAQAAIEEFEKKVRTQRQTSDALESVAKRAEKLFDRIRRERFDSIELFVEQLAALRQLRGDILGLRELPFTNEELIVELQAEAQKNNEKLAEACVEFLLQPEALKPYEAQINQQAKLVGELKTAKAASELEGSFDKIGGQLELLVEMVSNLKIADATQTTRIIDTISALFTQLNQHKAAIKKRAQQFRTQESAAEFGAQLKLLDQSLINYLDLADTPARCDEFLTKLMVQLEELDSKFAEVEAFTLELTEKREEVYAALESRKNSLVEARNNRTTALAKAAERIFSGIQKRTEAFKELADINSFFAADLMVDKVRDIIQQLYALDDSNKADRIQTQLKTLQEDAVRGLRDRQELFVGGENVIQLGRHRFSVNSQPLELTVVNEGDELLYHLTGTNFYLPIEDEVLNGNKTYWQQRLISENKQVYRGEYLAFSLLPTALAQKWETDYDAILPKVQEAAAGRYQEGYTKGIHDEDAARILSAMLTMQSKIGLLAFTPSERALALVWWMQFAQADRKVELEQQLESAGTILKVFPKTKEFTYLKEDLVTELEAFLATHKLFPTYLTQRAAAYLFSELTDGGTISVSQTAGQLWEDMQAFLKKEKSLTKFKESLKLLSGHPREQFLLARKWAHAYLEMQEKEELWAYQEELAGLMLYGELLTTTLVDAPLLVQIDGMRGDHALIVDGSYTLAYHTFMDKMEAYVNTSVPGFTAFTQRKRALAESFRKEMQLEEFEPKVLSSFVRNRLIDQVYLPIFGDNLAKQIGAVGEQTRTDRMGLLLLISPPGYGKTTLMEYIANRLGLIFVKVNGPAIGHNVVSLAPKDAPSMGAAKELEKLNLALEMGDNIMLYVDDIQHCNPEFLQKFISLCDAQRKIEGVYQGRSKTYDLRGRRVAVVMAGNPYTESGDRFQIPDMLANRADIYNLGDIIGDSAKAFKLSYLENSLTSNPTLAPLAMKARQDLYTMIEGVETARLEDLQLEGSYSGEELKSYINVLTKLLYVRDVVLRVNKAYIHSAGMADAYRTEPAFKLQGSYRNMNKLAEKVSPIMNDQELNTLLVAHYEGEVQTLTSDAEGNLLKLKELLGLQTPKEKARWEEIKQTFNKNKLFANADGTDRMAQILAQLDDFNSGLRGIKEALNGDGK, translated from the coding sequence ATGTCCAATACCCAAAACATAGCCCTCGACACCGGCACTTATGACATTATCCGCGGACGATTGGAGCAGCAGGCCGATGCCTTGCGCCAGCGTTTAGCACAATTAAACGAAGAACGTAAAACGGTTTTTGGGGCCATCGAGACGACTTTGGTGGCGAATGACCGTATCCATACCGGCAACTACTGTACGGCGCGGGATGTAGTAGCTATTGGCGAGCATTGTATTTTTGGGTACAACGTACATGTGGGCTTGCGCTCCGGCATTAAGTTGTCGGATGTGTTTAGCGGCTACCGCTTTACGGAACAGCGTTTCAAAGAAGAAGAACTGACCATCCTCAAGGACGAAAAATTTCTGACGGATTTTCAGAACCTGTACCGCTATTACAAGGATGCTTTCTTCGCGCGGTTTTCTCGCCGGGGGCAGTACCTGTACATGGTGTTTCACCTCAACGAAGGGACGACGGATTTCAAGACCTTCAAGTGGTTAGTCACCGATGAGGGACTCCGCTACGTGGATAACCGCTCGGATCATGAAGTGAAGTTTCCGGAGCAGTACGAATTCCGCTGGCGGCTGGCCACCCGTGATGACCAGCGAACTGGGAAACACCCCCACGTATCGATCATGGACCGGGTGTTTGTGGAAACCGTGGGCGGCGATTTAACCATCAAAGTACAGGACAATACCAATGACGGACGCGGTATTTACGCCGAACCCGTCGAATACCCTGATCAGACCCTCGATGATGCGGAGTTCTCTTACGCCGATTTGGGCAACCTCATTGCGCTGCGTATTCGCCCTTATCAGGAGAAAGACCGTTATTTCGTTTTCAATGAAAAGATTCAAAAAGTAGAGCGCGTCGATGCTCTGGCGAAATCGGGTATTCTCTTGCCGGAAAGCCAGGGCTTGATCTTTGCCAACGGTTACTACCTCCAGACGGGCGAACACAAGCTCTTTGAGCAAGTCACCCAAGGCTTAGTGTTCAAAAAGAGAATCAGCTCCGGTAATGGGGAAGATTACCTCTTTGTGTTTTACGACAACCTGCAGGGGACGTATGTGCTCTTGCCTTATAATATTATCAGCCAGTCGGTGACGACCCCGATCATTTGTAATGGCTTTACCCTTTTTCCTGGTGGAGAATTGTGCTATTTCAAGGCGGAAGAAGAAGCGACCAAGCACCACGTCATGCAGATCTGGCAAACGCCTTTTGTGGCGGATGTGGAGGCAAAGTCGGGCAACCAGGACAATTTCTTATTCAAGGTAGGCAACAAGGACATTGTCCGCGCAATGGCCGAGTGCCAGGAAATCCTAACCCTCTGCGGTAAGGAAGACTCTTATGCCAACCTTTATGACGACCTGGCAAAGCGGGTGACGGACGTGTTGGATGCTTACTACTGGATTGACGATCCCAAAGTTTTCCAGTTGGCCGAGGGGCTACGTCCTATTCGTGAAACGGCCCAGGCGGCGATTGAAGAGTTTGAGAAAAAAGTGCGTACCCAACGGCAAACCAGCGATGCACTGGAGTCGGTGGCCAAGCGCGCTGAGAAGTTGTTTGACCGCATCCGTCGGGAGCGATTTGACAGCATTGAGCTTTTTGTGGAACAATTGGCGGCCCTGCGTCAGTTGCGAGGTGATATTCTTGGCCTCAGGGAGCTCCCCTTTACCAATGAAGAACTGATCGTAGAACTCCAGGCAGAAGCTCAAAAAAACAACGAAAAACTGGCGGAAGCGTGTGTAGAATTTCTGCTCCAACCCGAAGCATTGAAGCCCTACGAAGCGCAGATCAATCAACAGGCTAAGCTCGTTGGTGAGCTGAAAACGGCAAAGGCAGCCAGCGAATTGGAGGGAAGTTTTGATAAGATCGGTGGACAATTAGAGTTGTTGGTGGAGATGGTCAGTAATTTAAAAATTGCCGATGCAACCCAGACCACCCGGATCATTGATACCATTTCCGCACTTTTTACCCAGCTCAACCAACACAAGGCCGCCATTAAAAAGCGGGCGCAGCAGTTTCGTACCCAGGAGTCGGCAGCGGAGTTTGGTGCGCAGTTGAAGCTTTTGGACCAGAGCTTGATCAATTATCTCGACCTCGCAGATACGCCCGCGCGTTGTGATGAGTTTCTGACCAAGTTGATGGTGCAGCTCGAAGAGCTGGATAGTAAATTCGCGGAAGTGGAAGCCTTTACGCTTGAACTGACCGAGAAGCGGGAGGAGGTCTACGCGGCTTTAGAAAGTAGGAAGAACAGTCTGGTAGAAGCTCGAAACAACCGGACGACGGCCTTGGCCAAAGCGGCGGAGCGCATTTTTTCTGGTATCCAGAAGCGCACTGAAGCTTTCAAAGAGCTTGCGGACATCAATAGCTTTTTCGCGGCAGATTTGATGGTGGATAAAGTACGGGACATCATCCAGCAACTCTACGCGCTGGACGATAGCAATAAGGCTGATCGTATCCAGACGCAGTTGAAAACCTTGCAGGAAGATGCGGTACGCGGCTTACGCGATCGCCAGGAATTGTTTGTTGGTGGCGAGAACGTCATCCAACTGGGGCGTCATCGCTTCTCGGTGAATAGCCAGCCTTTGGAATTGACGGTGGTCAACGAGGGGGATGAGTTGCTGTACCATTTGACGGGTACAAACTTCTATCTACCCATCGAGGATGAGGTCCTCAATGGCAACAAAACCTATTGGCAGCAACGCCTCATCTCAGAAAACAAGCAAGTGTACCGGGGCGAGTACCTGGCTTTCTCTTTATTGCCAACAGCATTGGCACAAAAATGGGAGACGGATTACGATGCGATCTTGCCAAAGGTCCAGGAAGCCGCAGCAGGCCGCTACCAGGAAGGCTACACCAAAGGTATCCACGATGAAGATGCGGCGCGTATCTTGAGCGCGATGTTGACGATGCAAAGCAAGATCGGTTTATTGGCTTTTACGCCCAGTGAGCGGGCGTTGGCGCTGGTCTGGTGGATGCAGTTTGCGCAAGCAGATCGGAAGGTAGAACTGGAACAGCAGTTGGAAAGTGCTGGTACCATTCTGAAAGTTTTCCCCAAAACGAAGGAGTTCACTTACCTGAAAGAAGACTTAGTCACGGAGCTGGAGGCGTTCTTGGCGACCCACAAATTGTTTCCAACCTATTTGACCCAGCGTGCTGCTGCGTATCTCTTCAGTGAGTTGACGGATGGCGGGACGATTTCGGTGAGCCAAACTGCGGGGCAACTGTGGGAAGATATGCAGGCATTCCTGAAAAAGGAGAAATCCCTGACCAAGTTCAAGGAGTCCTTGAAGCTATTGTCGGGTCACCCAAGAGAGCAATTTTTGCTGGCCCGCAAGTGGGCCCACGCCTACCTGGAAATGCAAGAAAAGGAGGAATTATGGGCATACCAGGAAGAACTGGCGGGGCTGATGCTGTACGGTGAGTTGCTCACCACTACGCTGGTTGATGCACCCTTGTTGGTGCAGATTGACGGCATGCGTGGTGACCATGCTTTGATTGTCGATGGAAGTTATACCTTGGCCTACCATACGTTTATGGATAAGATGGAGGCTTATGTGAACACGTCAGTTCCAGGGTTTACGGCCTTTACCCAGCGCAAGCGGGCCCTGGCGGAAAGCTTCCGAAAGGAAATGCAATTGGAAGAGTTTGAACCCAAAGTGCTCAGCTCTTTTGTCCGCAACCGCCTGATTGATCAGGTCTACTTGCCGATTTTTGGTGACAACCTGGCCAAGCAAATTGGCGCAGTGGGAGAGCAAACGCGCACGGATCGGATGGGACTCCTACTCTTGATCTCGCCACCAGGATATGGTAAGACGACCTTGATGGAATACATCGCCAACCGCTTGGGCCTCATCTTCGTAAAAGTCAATGGCCCGGCGATCGGGCACAATGTCGTTTCGCTGGCCCCCAAAGATGCACCTTCGATGGGTGCTGCCAAAGAGTTGGAAAAACTCAATTTGGCCTTGGAAATGGGTGATAATATTATGCTCTATGTAGATGATATTCAGCATTGTAATCCCGAATTTCTACAAAAATTTATCTCCCTCTGTGATGCGCAACGCAAGATCGAAGGCGTCTATCAGGGTCGATCCAAAACCTACGATCTACGTGGTCGTCGGGTGGCCGTGGTGATGGCCGGGAACCCTTACACAGAGAGCGGTGACCGCTTTCAGATCCCGGATATGTTGGCCAACCGGGCGGATATTTACAACCTGGGTGATATCATCGGTGATTCCGCGAAAGCGTTTAAGCTCAGTTACCTGGAGAACAGCTTGACCTCCAACCCAACCTTGGCTCCTTTGGCCATGAAGGCCCGCCAAGATTTGTACACCATGATCGAGGGCGTGGAAACAGCTCGCCTCGAAGACCTGCAACTGGAAGGTAGTTACAGTGGGGAAGAATTGAAGTCCTACATCAATGTGCTCACCAAGCTATTGTATGTGCGCGATGTGGTGCTGCGTGTCAATAAAGCCTACATTCACTCGGCAGGAATGGCGGATGCCTATCGTACCGAACCTGCTTTCAAGTTGCAAGGCTCGTACCGGAATATGAACAAATTGGCGGAAAAGGTCTCGCCGATTATGAATGACCAGGAATTGAATACCCTACTTGTGGCACACTACGAAGGCGAGGTACAGACCCTGACCTCTGATGCTGAAGGAAACCTCCTGAAGTTGAAAGAACTGTTAGGTTTACAAACCCCAAAAGAAAAAGCACGTTGGGAGGAAATCAAGCAGACTTTTAATAAAAATAAACTCTTCGCCAATGCTGATGGTACAGACCGCATGGCGCAGATATTAGCTCAGCTAGATGATTTCAACAGCGGCCTGCGAGGCATCAAAGAGGCTTTGAACGGGGATGGTAAATAA